A DNA window from Camelina sativa cultivar DH55 chromosome 17, Cs, whole genome shotgun sequence contains the following coding sequences:
- the LOC104755699 gene encoding phosphate transporter PHO1 homolog 3, with protein MEVDEDEEEEEENETSVVSSGAVNDVTTSRMRAARPAPLEVLDRVKINNTKETPRSTIKGVLKVPNHTELKFSRENLMKVEESLKRAFIEFYHKLRLLKSYSFLNVLAFSKILKKYDKITSRGATRTYMKVVDSSTLGSSDEVMRLMERVEATFIKHFANANRAKAMNILRPTAKRERHRTTFSTGFTAGCVFSLIVALVAIIRTRNLLEKEGQKEYMNTMFPLYSLFGFIVLHIIMYAGNIYYWRRYRVNYSFIFGFKQGTELGYRQVLLVGFSIGVFALLCVLANLDMEADPKTKDYKAKTELLPLILLVAMFMILILPFNYFYRSSRYFFLTCLFHCLAAPLYKVTLPDFFLGDQLTSQVQALRSIEFYICYYGWGDFAKRKSTCKESDVYNTFFFIVAVIPYVSRLLQCLRRLVEEKNPEQGYNGLKYFLTIVAVCLRTAYSIQKGQVAWRVLAAVSSFIAAIFCTWWDFVHDWGLLNRKSKNRWLRDKLLVPQKKVYFIAMVLNVLLRFAWIQTVLDFHFSFMHRQTMVSIVASLEIIRRGIWNFFRLENEHLNNVGKYRAFKSVPLPFNYDEDDDKDD; from the exons ATGGAAgttgatgaagacgaagaagaagaagaagaaaacgaaaccTCGGTGGTTTCATCCGGAGCAGTCAACGACGTAACTACGAGTAGAATGAGAGCAGCGAGACCAGCTCCGCTCGAAGTTCTTGATCGAGTCAAGatcaacaacacaaaagagacgCCTCGTTCAACCATTAAAGGAGTTCTCAAAGTACCGAATCACACTGAGTTAAAATTCAGCAGAGAGAATCTGATGAAAGTCGAAGAGAGTCTCAAACGTGCTTTCATTGAGTTTTATCATAAGCTTCGCCTTCTCAAAAGCTATAG TTTTTTGAATGTATTGGCGTTTTCGAAGATATTGAAGAAGTATGATAAG ataacGTCGAGAGGTGCAACGAGGACTTACATGAAAGTGGTTGATAGTTCAACCTTGGGAAGCtctgatgag GTTATGAGACTCATGGAGCGTGTTGAAGCAACATTTATAAAGCATTTTGCTAATGCTAATCGAGCTAAAGCAATGAACATTCTACGACCTACAGCAAAACGAGAGAGACATAGAACTACATTTTCTACAG GTTTCACGGCTGGATGCGTTTTCTCTCTTATAGTGGCTCTTGTCGCCATCATCCGTACCCGAAATCTCTTGGAAAAAGAAGGCCAGAAGGAATACATGAATACTATGTTCCCTCTTTATAG TTTATTCGGGTTTATCGTGCTGCACATCATCATGTATGCTGGTAATATATACTATTGGAGGCGATACCGAGTAAACTATTCCTTCATATTTGGGTTCAAGCAAGGTACTGAACTTGGATACAGACAAGTCCTGCTTGTTGGTTTCAGCATTGGAGTGTTTGCATTGCTTTGTGTTCTCGCCAATCTTGACATGGAGGCAGACCCCAAAACGAAAGACTATAAAGCCAAAACTGAACTTCTTCCTCTTATCCTACTTGTT GCTATGTTCATGATTCTAATCCTGCCATTCAACTACTTTTACCGCTCGAGCCGCTATTTCTTCCTCACTTGTCTGTTTCATTGCCTTGCCGCTCCACTTTACAAG GTTACATTGCCTGATTTCTTCTTGGGAGATCAATTAACTAGCCAGGTTCAAGCGCTTCGAAGCATCGAGTTCTATATATGTTACTATGGTTGGGGAGACTtcgcaaaaagaaaaagcactTGCAAAGAATCTGATGTCTACaacactttcttcttcattgttgcTGTCATCCCTTATGTCTCACGCCTCCTTCAG TGCCTGAGACGGCTAGTTGAGGAAAAAAACCCGGAACAAGGGTACAACGGACTCAAGTACTTCTTGACTATAGTGGCGGTTTGCTTGAGAACGGCTTACAGCATCCAAAAAGGTCAAGTCGCGTGGAGGGTTTTAGCCGCTGTCTCCTCATTTATAGCTGCAATATTCTGCACTTGGTGGGACTTTGTCCATGATTGGGGTCTTCTAAACAGGAAATCCAAAAACCGTTGGCTTCGAGATAAACTCCTCGTTCCTCAGAAGAAAGTATACTTCATAGCCATG GTTCTGAATGTCCTGCTGAGATTTGCGTGGATCCAGACGGTTCTGGACTTCCACTTTTCCTTCATGCATAGACAGACGATGGTTAGCATTGTGGCTAGTCTTGAGATCATTCGTCGTGGTATATGGAACTTCTtcag ATTAGAGAACGAGCATTTGAACAATGTCGGGAAATACCGAGCTTTCAAGTCGGTTCCATTACCGTTCAActacgatgaagatgatgataaagacGATTAG
- the LOC104759211 gene encoding uncharacterized protein LOC104759211 yields MGITSSADLKPENPNPKSQNNSEELGDDDSSSSSVWRDRLREFMEEGGGCKESYNVFRDCTEEAEKNNESIGKCLPMLNKCMEAHSDYYQPILAAEKAALERLTKGFNKLPTVGKVSDHQQNDEEEEEEEERVLAFLKGGACKDSFMAWLDCSEEAERNKQDFITKCARVSATLSKCLDDHSDYYHPVLTLAKTAEEHMEKELEAFSLPEASLHMEKELEGFFFVFNVLKIYDWCDSLVHHILSKDMIDCKLGSETVRKLGTKSFKVE; encoded by the coding sequence ATGGGAATCACGTCATCAGCAGATCTGAAACCGGAGAATCCCAATCCCAAATCTCAAAACAACTCAGAGGAATTGGGAGATGATGATTCGTCGTCGTCAAGTGTTTGGCGAGATCGATTACGAGAGTTTATGGAAGAAGGTGGTGGTTGCAAAGAATCATATAATGTTTTTCGAGATTGCactgaagaagctgagaagaacAATGAAAGTATCGGTAAGTGTTTGCCGATGCTGAACAAGTGTATGGAGGCCCATTCCGATTACTATCAACCTATTCTCGCAGCCGAGAAAGCTGCTTTAGAACGGTTAACCAAGGGTTTCAACAAGCTCCCAACGGTTGGGAAAGTTTCAGATCATCAACAAaacgacgaggaagaagaagaagaagaagagagggtaTTAGCTTTCCTCAAAGGTGGTGCTTGCAAAGATTCCTTTATGGCTTGGCTTGATTGTTCTGAGGAAGCtgagagaaacaaacaagattTCATCACTAAGTGTGCTCGAGTCTCTGCTACGTTATCCAAGTGTTTGGATGATCATTCTGATTACTATCATCCGGTTCTCACTTTGGCTAAAACTGCTGAAGAACACATGGAGAAGGAGCTCGAAGCTTTTTCTCTCCCGGAAGCAAGCTTACACATGGAGAAGGAGCtcgaaggttttttttttgtttttaatgttttgaaaatatatgattggtGTGACAGTCTTGTTCACCACATTCTTTCAAAAGATATGATTGATTGCAAACTAGGATCAGAGACCGTTCGCAAATTAGGTACGAAGAGTTTCAAAGTTGAATAG